The proteins below come from a single Candidatus Binataceae bacterium genomic window:
- a CDS encoding NADH-quinone oxidoreductase subunit M, with protein MLTAIIFLPLLGALLIMTQSDERTIWNSAFIFSLIPLGISFYMLWQFDVHSSHYQFVEQYPWIPSFGISYHLGVDGISLFLVLLTTILISISLLYSGGGDIEERAGEFCFFMLVLETGLLGALLSVDLFLFYVFWEVMLIPMYFLIGIFGHGERIYAALKFVVFTMVGSLLMLVAILYLVFSAREHLGHITFDLPMLYGLPFTQTEARWLFAAFALAFAIKVPMWPVHTWLPDAHTNAPTAGSVILAGVMLKMGTYGFLRFAIPLFPEVAVEAIPLFMALAVIGIIYGAALAMMQPDMKRLVAYSSVSHLGFVMLGLFAFNIQGFDGAIYQMLNHGISTGALFFLVGMLYLRRHTREISEFGGLWKSVPILAAIFMVVMLSSIGLPGLNGFIGEFQIMLGGYLRIKLATVFAVTGVILGALYMLWLYERVMFGPITKAVNETIADLSAREIVSMVPLVALMFFMGLYPKPLLDRIEPSALNLLSRVHVAEARLEQRRHQTALASATSNLTATQVAAAAVK; from the coding sequence ATGCTGACGGCAATCATATTTCTGCCGCTGCTCGGCGCGCTGCTGATCATGACGCAGAGCGACGAGCGCACGATCTGGAACTCGGCGTTTATCTTTTCGCTGATCCCGCTCGGCATCAGTTTCTACATGCTGTGGCAGTTCGACGTTCACTCGTCGCACTACCAGTTTGTCGAGCAGTATCCGTGGATTCCGTCGTTCGGGATCTCGTACCACCTGGGAGTGGACGGCATCAGCCTGTTCCTCGTGCTGCTGACGACGATTCTGATCTCGATCTCGCTGCTCTATTCCGGCGGCGGCGATATCGAGGAGCGGGCGGGCGAGTTTTGCTTCTTCATGCTCGTGCTCGAGACCGGCCTGCTCGGCGCGCTGCTCTCGGTCGACCTGTTCCTCTTCTACGTGTTCTGGGAGGTGATGCTGATTCCGATGTACTTCCTCATCGGCATCTTCGGTCACGGCGAGCGGATTTACGCCGCGCTCAAGTTCGTGGTCTTCACCATGGTCGGCTCGCTGCTGATGCTGGTCGCGATCCTCTACCTGGTTTTCTCGGCCCGCGAGCACCTGGGGCACATCACCTTCGACCTGCCGATGCTCTACGGGCTGCCTTTCACACAGACCGAGGCGCGCTGGCTCTTCGCCGCGTTCGCGCTCGCATTCGCGATCAAAGTTCCGATGTGGCCGGTGCATACCTGGCTGCCTGACGCGCATACCAACGCGCCCACGGCGGGCTCGGTGATCCTCGCGGGCGTGATGCTCAAGATGGGCACCTACGGCTTTCTGCGCTTTGCGATTCCGCTGTTTCCCGAAGTCGCGGTCGAGGCGATTCCGCTCTTCATGGCGCTCGCCGTCATAGGAATCATCTACGGCGCCGCGCTCGCGATGATGCAGCCTGACATGAAGCGGCTGGTCGCGTATTCCTCCGTCAGCCATCTGGGCTTCGTGATGCTCGGCCTGTTTGCGTTCAATATCCAGGGTTTCGACGGCGCGATTTACCAGATGCTGAATCACGGCATCTCGACGGGCGCGCTGTTCTTCCTGGTCGGGATGCTCTACCTGCGGCGTCATACGCGCGAAATTTCCGAGTTCGGCGGGCTGTGGAAGAGTGTGCCGATTCTCGCCGCGATCTTCATGGTCGTGATGCTGTCGTCGATCGGTCTGCCCGGTCTCAATGGTTTCATCGGCGAATTCCAGATCATGCTGGGCGGCTATTTGCGCATCAAGCTCGCGACAGTGTTCGCAGTCACCGGCGTGATCCTCGGCGCGCTCTACATGCTGTGGCTCTACGAGCGCGTGATGTTCGGACCGATCACCAAGGCGGTGAATGAAACGATCGCGGACCTCAGCGCGCGCGAAATCGTCTCGATGGTGCCGCTCGTCGCGCTGATGTTTTTCATGGGGCTCTATCCCAAGCCGCTGCTCGATCGCATCGAGCCTTCCGCCCTGAATCTGCTCTCGCGCGTGCATGTCGCGGAAGCGCGCCTCGAGCAGCGCCGCCATCAGACCGCGCTCGCGAGCGCCACCTCCAACCTGACCGCAACCCAGGTCGCAGCCGCCGCCGTAAAATGA